From one Octopus bimaculoides isolate UCB-OBI-ISO-001 chromosome 1, ASM119413v2, whole genome shotgun sequence genomic stretch:
- the LOC106875960 gene encoding transmembrane protein 248 codes for MAFPIYENLRGFATSRPPIIIFMICLGSFAVVLLTLAYYIKVREITNPDITEDWNMFLENLAHVEFCVLNNSSDSSQSGTQSTTVAVPTTPTVDLSTLELNNTESAAPGIVPENYVNVTVSMLVEIIPTLEFLSIPHNLTHLTTTLPGYQLGLSGDAGNMEMLVTFELPFEWNTTSCSNNGVCNGVKIYTCMTFSAPPNFFPLTRKPSACYGVNETGVEYHARMIGRNTALSDSYVWCRNKPLINVRYNLDPTLTVMLSLRDRSVINLHLMHTSYFLFVMVVTLFCYAIIKGRPSKSKGLQYKEKIFLKA; via the exons ATGGCATTTCCAATTTATGAGAACTTGAGAGGCTTTGCCACAAGCCGTCCCCCAATTATCATATTTATGATTTGTCTGGGTTCATTTGCTGTAGTTTTGCTGACCCTTGCTTACTACATTAAAGTTAGAGAAATTACCAACCCTGATATAACTGAG gactGGAACATGTTCTTAGAGAATTTAGCTCATGTAGAATTTTGTGTGTTAAATAACTCGAGTGATTCTTCTCAAAGTGGAACTCAGTCCACCACAGTTGCTGttccaacaacaccaacagtagATCTCTCCACACTAGAACTAAACAACACAGAATCTGCTGCACCTGGAATTGTTCCAGAAAATTATGT AAATGTCACAGTATCTATGTTAGTAGAAATAATCCCAACATTGGAGTTTCTCAGTATTCCTCACAATCTAACACATCTGACAACTACACTTCCTGGCTACCAACTTGGACTCTCTG gTGATGCAGGCAATATGGAGATGCTCGTAACATTTGAGTTACCTTTTGAATGGAACACAACCAGCTGCAGTAATAATGGTGTGTGCAATGGTGttaagatatatacatgcatgacgTTCAGTGCACCACCCAATTTCTTCCCACTTACAAG GAAACCCAGTGCCTGTTATGGAGTGAATGAAACTGGTGTTGAATATCATGCTCGCATGATTGGCCGTAACACTGCCTTATCTGACAGTTATGTCTGGTGCCGGAATAAACCCTTGATCAATGTCCGCTACAATCTTGACCCCACTTTAACTGTGATGCTCTCACTG CGTGACCGGTCAGTTATCAACCTACATTTGATGCATACCAGTTATTTCCTGTTTGTGATGGTCGTTACTCTCTTCTGTTATGCTATTATTAAAGGACGACCAAGTAAAAGTAAAGGCTTGCAGtataaagaaaaa